A portion of the Acidisoma sp. PAMC 29798 genome contains these proteins:
- the pnp gene encoding polyribonucleotide nucleotidyltransferase, which translates to MFNYFRKEIEWGGRPLIMETGKIARQADGAVLITYGDTIVLCTAVGAKSVKPGQDFFPLTVNYQEKAFAAGKIPGGFFKREGRPNENETLVSRLIDRPLRPLFPEGFRNEVQVVATVLAHDLENDPDIVSLIGCSAALTLSGIPFFGPVAAARVARIGGEFILNPTLAQTEESELDLVVAGTAEGVLMVESEAKELSEQIMLDAVTFGHTAFQVVLAAIIELAEHAAKEPWALPEKSAAEVSLAARVDALARADIKEAYNETQKAARYEKIGAAKKAAGVALTAEGLDADKAKGLFKDLEADIVRNTILDTGLRIDGRDTRTVRPIVAEVGILPRAHGSALFTRGETQALCVVTLGTGQDEQMIDALEGEYREHFMLHYNFPPYSVGEAGRMGSPGRREIGHGKLAWRAIHPLLPAKDKFPYTLRVVSEITESNGSSSMATVCGTSLSLMDAGVPLIRPVAGIAMGLIKEDRGFAVLSDILGDEDHLGDMDFKVAGTEQGVTSLQMDIKITSITPEIMKIALDQAKEGRLHILGEMAKALTEGRGGVAATAPRITIITVPKDKIREVIGQGGKVIREIVEQTGCKIDIDDDGTIKIASTSDEKTQAAIDKIQGIVAEPEIGRIYNGKVVKVADFGAFVNFLGAKDGLVHISELSVNRVSKTSDAVTQGDAVKVKVIGFDDRGKVKLSMKQVDQATGQDIASKPRQDDAAE; encoded by the coding sequence ATGTTCAATTATTTCCGCAAGGAAATCGAATGGGGCGGTCGCCCCCTCATCATGGAAACGGGCAAGATCGCCCGCCAGGCCGATGGCGCCGTCCTGATCACCTATGGCGACACCATCGTGCTCTGCACGGCGGTCGGCGCCAAAAGCGTCAAGCCGGGGCAGGACTTCTTCCCGCTGACGGTCAACTACCAGGAAAAGGCCTTCGCGGCCGGCAAGATTCCCGGTGGCTTCTTCAAGCGTGAAGGCCGCCCGAATGAGAACGAGACGCTGGTCAGCCGCCTGATCGACCGTCCGCTGCGCCCGCTCTTCCCCGAAGGGTTCCGCAACGAGGTTCAGGTCGTCGCCACTGTCCTCGCCCATGACCTTGAGAACGATCCCGACATCGTGTCCCTGATCGGCTGTTCGGCCGCGCTGACCCTGTCCGGCATCCCCTTCTTCGGCCCCGTCGCCGCCGCCCGCGTCGCGCGCATCGGGGGTGAATTCATCCTCAACCCGACGCTCGCCCAGACCGAGGAAAGCGAGCTTGATCTCGTCGTCGCCGGCACCGCCGAAGGCGTGCTGATGGTCGAGAGCGAGGCGAAGGAGCTGTCTGAGCAGATCATGCTCGACGCCGTGACCTTCGGCCACACCGCCTTCCAGGTCGTGCTCGCCGCGATCATCGAGCTTGCCGAGCATGCCGCGAAGGAGCCTTGGGCCCTGCCGGAGAAGTCGGCCGCCGAGGTTTCGCTCGCCGCGCGCGTCGATGCGCTGGCGCGTGCCGACATCAAGGAAGCCTATAACGAGACCCAGAAGGCCGCCCGTTACGAGAAGATCGGCGCCGCCAAGAAGGCCGCCGGCGTCGCGCTGACGGCCGAGGGCCTCGATGCCGATAAGGCGAAGGGCCTGTTCAAGGACCTCGAAGCCGATATCGTGCGCAACACGATCCTCGACACGGGCCTGCGCATCGACGGCCGCGACACCCGCACGGTGCGCCCGATCGTCGCCGAAGTCGGCATCCTGCCGCGCGCCCATGGCAGCGCGCTGTTCACCCGTGGTGAGACTCAGGCGCTCTGCGTCGTGACGCTTGGCACCGGCCAGGACGAGCAGATGATCGACGCGCTTGAGGGCGAGTATCGCGAGCACTTTATGCTCCACTATAACTTCCCTCCGTACTCAGTCGGTGAAGCCGGCCGCATGGGCTCTCCGGGCCGCCGCGAAATCGGCCATGGCAAGCTTGCCTGGCGCGCCATCCACCCGCTGCTGCCCGCCAAGGACAAGTTCCCGTACACCCTTCGCGTGGTCAGCGAGATCACCGAGAGCAACGGCTCCTCCTCGATGGCGACCGTCTGCGGCACCTCGCTCTCCCTGATGGATGCGGGCGTTCCGCTCATCCGTCCGGTCGCGGGCATCGCCATGGGCCTGATCAAGGAAGACCGTGGCTTTGCCGTGCTGTCCGACATCCTGGGCGACGAGGATCACCTCGGCGACATGGACTTTAAGGTGGCCGGCACCGAGCAGGGCGTCACCAGCCTGCAGATGGACATCAAGATCACGTCGATCACGCCCGAGATCATGAAGATCGCGCTGGATCAGGCCAAGGAAGGCCGTTTGCATATCCTTGGCGAGATGGCCAAGGCGCTGACCGAAGGTCGTGGGGGCGTTGCCGCCACGGCACCGCGCATCACCATCATCACCGTGCCGAAGGACAAGATTCGCGAAGTCATCGGCCAGGGCGGCAAGGTCATCCGTGAGATCGTCGAGCAGACGGGCTGCAAGATCGACATCGACGATGACGGCACGATCAAGATCGCGTCCACCAGCGACGAGAAGACGCAGGCCGCCATCGACAAGATCCAGGGCATCGTTGCCGAGCCCGAAATCGGCCGCATCTACAACGGCAAGGTCGTGAAGGTCGCCGATTTCGGTGCTTTCGTGAACTTCCTCGGCGCCAAGGATGGTCTCGTGCATATCAGCGAGCTGTCGGTCAACCGCGTTTCCAAGACCTCCGATGCCGTGACTCAGGGCGATGCCGTGAAGGTCAAGGTCATCGGCTTCGACGATCGCGGCAAGGTCAAGCTGTCGATGAAGCAGGTCGATCAGGCGACGGGTCAGGACATTGCGTCCAAGCCGCGCCAGGACGACGCCGCAGAGTAA
- a CDS encoding lysophospholipid acyltransferase family protein — translation MSGRGRPSKLRAFLDILAFHAVTACLGFLRRLGPVRASNFAASVARIIGMRLPVCRVADRNLRQAFPEMTAATRRATIAKVWDTLGRNVGELAHLAQLRETATGPGWEMVGRDNLPPGQAIFFSAHFGNWEMVLPIASQLGRAVSGFYRPASNVVMDGVIMAQRSAALEPGVTMFPKGARGARAALTHLVSGGSLGLLVDQKMNDGIAAPFFGRMAMTAPAAAQFALRFGLPLVPIRVERLGPARLRMVCEPALDVPRSGDRQADVYALTVAMNATIERWVTADPGSWLWLHKRWPKEPANPA, via the coding sequence ATGTCCGGGCGTGGCCGACCTTCCAAACTTCGCGCCTTTCTCGACATCCTCGCGTTCCATGCCGTGACCGCCTGCCTCGGTTTTCTCCGTCGCCTGGGACCCGTCCGCGCCTCGAACTTCGCGGCCAGCGTTGCCCGCATCATCGGCATGCGCCTCCCAGTCTGCCGGGTCGCTGACCGCAACCTCCGCCAAGCCTTCCCCGAAATGACCGCCGCCACACGCCGCGCGACGATCGCCAAGGTGTGGGACACGCTCGGCCGCAACGTCGGTGAACTGGCGCATCTCGCCCAGCTCCGCGAAACCGCCACCGGCCCCGGTTGGGAAATGGTCGGGCGCGATAACCTGCCGCCGGGACAGGCGATCTTCTTCTCCGCCCATTTCGGGAATTGGGAGATGGTGCTGCCCATAGCTTCCCAGCTCGGCCGCGCCGTCTCGGGCTTCTATCGCCCCGCCTCGAACGTCGTGATGGACGGCGTGATCATGGCCCAGCGGTCCGCTGCGCTGGAGCCGGGCGTGACGATGTTCCCGAAAGGCGCCCGCGGCGCCCGCGCCGCCCTGACTCATCTCGTCTCGGGCGGGTCGCTCGGCCTGCTGGTCGATCAGAAGATGAATGACGGCATCGCCGCGCCCTTTTTCGGCCGCATGGCCATGACGGCGCCGGCGGCGGCGCAATTCGCGCTGCGATTCGGCCTGCCTCTGGTGCCCATCCGGGTCGAGCGTCTGGGGCCTGCGCGCCTGCGCATGGTCTGCGAACCGGCGCTCGATGTGCCGCGCAGCGGTGATCGGCAGGCCGATGTCTACGCCCTGACGGTGGCCATGAACGCGACGATCGAGCGTTGGGTCACTGCCGATCCCGGCTCCTGGTTGTGGCTGCACAAGCGCTGGCCGAAGGAGCCGGCAAATCCGGCCTGA
- the gyrA gene encoding DNA gyrase subunit A, whose translation MLEEEMRRSYLDYAMSVIVARALPDARDGLKPVHRRILFAMQESGFTPDKPYRKSARITGDVMGKYHPHGDASIYDALVRMAQPFSMRVRLIDGQGNFGSVDGDPPAAMRYTESRLAAASMLLLNDIDRDTVDFQPNYDESAEEPKVLPASFPNLLINGANGIAVGMATNVPPHNPTEIIDATLAMIENPGLTLDELLAIVPGPDFPTAGIIIGRAGIRSAFETGRGSVILRARAEFEEVRKDRTAIIVTEIPYQVNKSTLMERIADLVRSKQVEGISDLRDESDRSGMRIVIELKRDATPEVVLNQLYRFTQLQTSFGVNMLALDNGRPRQMGVREALTCFITFREDVILRRARHDLARARDRGHLLVGLAIAVANIDEVIRLIRAAPDAAAARAALMDRDWPADDVLPLLALIEDRGNIVGETNLVRLTEAQARGILDLRLQRLTGLERNKIQAELTEVAAKIADLLEIIASRPRRLQVMREELAEARAEIGSPRMTEIIDAAADQDDESLIEPGQMVVTITRDNFIKRTPLETFRQQNRGGRGRTAAATRGSDVVTRSFNGHTHQWVLFFSSGGKAYREKVWRLPEAGPQGKGRALINLLPELGTDTITTVLPLPQDESLWENLHLVFATAAGNVRRNKLSDFRNMRTSGLIAMKLDEGDHLIGVATCRDGDDMMLATERGRCIRFHIHGDNLRVFAGRDSAGVRGIRLAAGDRVIGLSVLRHLEASTEERVAFLKIMAQKRRGSDEEEAEVEVEAEAEGVSVDVTLSPEKFAAMEEAEQMLLTVTDGGFGKRSSAFDYRVTGRGGQGITNITLAPRNGTAVVATFPVRPGDDLMLVTNAARLIRVPGDQIRITGRQAMGVTLVRLTEGETVTSVFPVMEEPTEPETIEGIIPEAIADETFPDVSDDSEPDDDGTAA comes from the coding sequence ATGCTGGAGGAGGAGATGCGACGCTCCTACCTCGACTACGCCATGTCCGTCATTGTCGCGCGGGCGCTGCCCGACGCGCGGGACGGGTTGAAGCCGGTCCATCGCCGCATTCTGTTCGCGATGCAGGAATCGGGCTTCACGCCCGACAAGCCCTATCGCAAATCGGCCCGCATCACCGGTGACGTGATGGGTAAGTATCACCCGCACGGCGATGCCTCGATCTATGACGCCCTCGTCCGTATGGCGCAGCCCTTTTCGATGCGCGTCCGCCTGATCGACGGCCAGGGTAACTTCGGCTCTGTCGATGGCGACCCACCGGCGGCCATGCGCTACACCGAGTCGCGCCTTGCCGCCGCCAGCATGCTGCTGCTGAACGACATCGACCGCGATACCGTCGATTTCCAACCCAACTATGATGAGAGCGCCGAGGAACCGAAGGTTCTACCGGCGTCGTTCCCGAACCTGCTGATCAACGGCGCCAACGGCATTGCCGTCGGCATGGCGACCAATGTCCCGCCGCATAACCCGACCGAGATCATCGACGCGACATTGGCGATGATCGAGAATCCGGGCCTGACGCTGGATGAGTTGCTCGCCATCGTTCCCGGCCCCGATTTCCCGACCGCCGGCATCATCATCGGCCGCGCCGGCATCCGCTCCGCCTTTGAGACCGGGCGCGGCAGCGTGATCCTGCGCGCCCGCGCCGAGTTCGAGGAGGTCCGCAAGGATCGTACCGCGATCATCGTCACGGAAATCCCCTATCAGGTGAATAAATCCACCTTGATGGAGCGCATCGCGGATCTGGTCCGCTCCAAGCAGGTCGAGGGCATTTCCGACTTGCGGGACGAAAGCGATCGCTCTGGCATGCGCATCGTCATCGAGCTGAAGCGCGACGCGACGCCGGAGGTGGTGCTGAACCAGCTCTATCGCTTCACCCAGCTTCAGACCTCCTTCGGCGTGAACATGCTGGCGCTCGACAATGGCCGCCCGCGCCAGATGGGCGTGCGCGAGGCACTGACCTGCTTCATCACTTTCCGCGAGGATGTCATCCTCCGCCGCGCGCGGCATGATCTCGCCCGCGCGCGGGATCGCGGCCATTTGCTCGTCGGCCTCGCCATCGCCGTCGCCAATATCGATGAGGTCATTCGCCTCATCCGCGCGGCGCCCGATGCCGCCGCCGCCCGCGCGGCCTTGATGGACCGGGACTGGCCGGCCGATGACGTGTTGCCACTGCTCGCTCTGATCGAGGATCGCGGCAATATCGTCGGCGAGACCAATCTCGTGCGCCTGACGGAAGCGCAGGCGCGCGGCATTCTCGACCTGCGCCTGCAGCGCCTGACCGGCCTGGAGCGGAACAAGATCCAGGCCGAGCTGACCGAGGTCGCCGCCAAGATCGCGGATTTGCTGGAGATCATCGCCTCGCGCCCCCGCCGGCTCCAAGTGATGCGCGAGGAATTGGCCGAGGCCCGGGCCGAAATCGGCTCTCCGCGCATGACCGAGATCATCGACGCCGCCGCTGACCAGGATGATGAAAGCCTGATCGAGCCCGGCCAGATGGTGGTGACCATCACGCGCGACAACTTCATCAAGCGCACGCCGCTCGAAACCTTCCGCCAGCAAAATCGTGGCGGGCGCGGACGCACCGCCGCCGCCACGCGCGGCAGTGACGTGGTGACGCGCAGCTTCAACGGCCATACCCATCAATGGGTACTGTTCTTCTCCTCGGGCGGCAAAGCCTATCGCGAGAAGGTCTGGCGCCTGCCGGAGGCCGGGCCGCAGGGCAAGGGCCGCGCGCTCATCAACCTGCTGCCGGAGCTTGGCACCGATACCATCACCACGGTGCTGCCGCTGCCGCAGGATGAGAGCCTGTGGGAGAATCTGCACCTCGTCTTCGCGACCGCCGCCGGCAATGTCCGCCGCAACAAGCTCTCCGATTTCCGCAATATGCGGACCTCGGGCCTCATCGCCATGAAGCTTGACGAGGGCGATCACCTGATCGGCGTCGCCACCTGCCGCGACGGGGACGATATGATGCTGGCGACCGAGCGCGGCCGTTGCATCCGCTTCCATATCCATGGCGACAATCTGCGCGTCTTCGCAGGTCGTGATTCCGCCGGCGTGCGGGGCATTCGGCTTGCCGCCGGTGACCGCGTCATCGGCTTGTCCGTGCTGCGTCACCTCGAAGCCAGCACCGAAGAGCGCGTCGCCTTCCTCAAGATCATGGCCCAGAAGCGTCGTGGTTCTGACGAGGAAGAGGCCGAGGTCGAGGTGGAAGCCGAGGCCGAAGGCGTCTCGGTCGATGTCACCCTCTCGCCGGAGAAGTTCGCCGCGATGGAAGAGGCCGAGCAGATGCTGCTGACCGTGACGGATGGCGGCTTCGGCAAGCGGTCCTCCGCCTTCGACTATCGCGTCACGGGCCGAGGCGGGCAGGGCATCACCAATATCACCTTGGCGCCGCGCAATGGCACGGCGGTGGTCGCAACCTTCCCGGTGCGTCCGGGTGACGATCTCATGCTGGTGACGAATGCCGCGCGCCTCATCCGCGTGCCGGGCGACCAGATTCGCATCACCGGACGCCAGGCCATGGGCGTGACTTTGGTGCGCCTGACGGAGGGTGAGACCGTGACCAGCGTCTTCCCCGTCATGGAAGAGCCGACCGAGCCCGAGACGATCGAGGGCATCATCCCCGAAGCCATCGCGGATGAGACGTTCCCAGACGTATCCGACGACAGCGAGCCAGATGATGACGGCACCGCAGCCTGA
- the coaD gene encoding pantetheine-phosphate adenylyltransferase: MMTAPQPEVSSQVRPIVERVGVYPGTFDPITNGHLDIIARSARVVDRLVIAVAVNTGKGPMLSLEARVALVQDVTADVAREHGMVIDVRPFSTLLVHFVRDMGASVIIRGLRAISDFDFEFQLAGMNYRLDPTIETVFLMASERHQFISSRFVKEIASFGGDVSSFVPPLAEQRLDAWVKEKQQS, encoded by the coding sequence ATGATGACGGCACCGCAGCCTGAGGTGTCGAGCCAGGTGAGGCCGATCGTGGAGAGGGTGGGGGTCTATCCCGGCACCTTCGACCCGATCACCAATGGCCATCTCGACATCATCGCCCGTAGCGCGCGGGTGGTGGACCGGCTGGTCATCGCCGTGGCGGTGAACACCGGCAAAGGCCCCATGCTGTCGCTGGAGGCGCGTGTGGCCTTGGTGCAGGACGTGACCGCCGATGTCGCGCGTGAGCACGGCATGGTCATCGACGTGCGTCCCTTCTCCACACTGCTCGTGCATTTCGTGCGGGATATGGGGGCGAGCGTCATCATTCGCGGCCTGCGGGCGATTTCGGATTTCGATTTCGAATTCCAACTCGCAGGCATGAACTACCGCCTTGATCCGACGATCGAGACGGTGTTCCTGATGGCGAGCGAGCGACACCAGTTCATCTCCTCGCGCTTCGTGAAGGAAATCGCGTCGTTCGGTGGAGATGTTTCGAGCTTCGTGCCGCCTTTGGCGGAACAACGGCTCGACGCGTGGGTGAAGGAGAAACAACAGTCATGA
- a CDS encoding peptidylprolyl isomerase, whose product MSDAQAAADTLNMELKYGTVVIKLRPDIAPQASARLLKLAGEGFYDNTPFHRVIPGFMAQGGDPTGTGSGGSPLPNVPAEFTTDAKFLTGTVGMARTGDPNSANSQFFICLAPTPWLDGQYTIVGQVVSGMEYVNDIKKGVGQSGSVTDPDRIIHMTVAAQ is encoded by the coding sequence ATGAGCGACGCACAGGCTGCGGCCGATACGCTGAACATGGAACTGAAATACGGCACGGTGGTCATCAAGCTGCGGCCCGATATCGCGCCGCAGGCCTCCGCCCGCCTGCTGAAGCTGGCCGGCGAAGGGTTCTATGACAACACGCCCTTCCACCGTGTCATTCCGGGCTTCATGGCCCAGGGTGGCGACCCCACTGGCACGGGATCGGGTGGCAGCCCGCTGCCCAACGTTCCGGCGGAATTCACGACCGACGCCAAGTTCCTGACCGGCACGGTCGGCATGGCGCGGACGGGCGACCCGAACAGCGCGAACAGCCAGTTCTTCATCTGCCTGGCGCCGACCCCCTGGCTCGACGGCCAGTACACCATCGTCGGTCAGGTCGTCAGCGGCATGGAATACGTCAATGATATCAAGAAGGGCGTCGGCCAGAGCGGCAGCGTGACCGACCCTGACCGGATCATCCACATGACGGTCGCGGCCCAGTAA
- a CDS encoding DUF1902 domain-containing protein has protein sequence MKTFEIKAHWDDDSRLWRAECAEMPRLNADASTVELLLEKLRDCVPDVLVEDGEPVALGALVPFRLVADRVVWASRHLA, from the coding sequence ATGAAAACCTTCGAAATCAAAGCCCATTGGGACGACGACTCCAGACTCTGGCGGGCGGAATGCGCGGAAATGCCCCGGCTGAACGCAGACGCATCCACCGTCGAACTCCTTCTCGAAAAACTGCGGGACTGCGTGCCGGATGTTCTGGTCGAGGATGGGGAGCCTGTGGCACTGGGCGCGCTGGTGCCGTTCCGCCTGGTCGCCGACAGAGTCGTGTGGGCATCACGCCATTTGGCGTAG
- a CDS encoding acyltransferase family protein translates to MSEPIAAASSRPARSRPTIGSLEIGRFVAASVVVIDHLLSDIGRHSAVAGTSILGGLAFPGAIAVQFFFVLSGFVMMTAHHADFGRAAALPRFWWRRICRIYPAYWITLLIPIHYLYAFLTPSYLANLVSLWPVDVVEYNPPAWTLRYEVAFYLVFGLCLLPKVGRPLLALWVAAVCWVWCPPALLSQVGLVPPAALTRFATHAASRFLAPFEFYFFAGLLGGWIVVARPVGRWAAFGALTVGVAALAAMLPATHWGHDFGSPAMAVPGGLAFAAVILGLAVLERHGVLRFGRMAKRLGAMSYPLYILHAPLLLIVTVHTKGRTYGLPTLYVVALLGLVSIYALSAIFAFGIDQPIQRLLRRLSAPTRRRSIVPVIVGDER, encoded by the coding sequence ATGAGTGAACCGATCGCGGCCGCCTCATCGCGACCGGCGCGATCCAGACCCACCATCGGCTCGCTCGAAATCGGCCGCTTCGTCGCAGCCTCCGTTGTCGTCATCGACCATCTGCTGTCCGATATCGGCCGTCACTCCGCGGTCGCCGGCACCTCGATCCTCGGCGGCCTCGCCTTTCCCGGCGCCATCGCCGTGCAATTCTTCTTCGTGCTCAGCGGCTTCGTCATGATGACCGCCCATCATGCGGATTTCGGTCGCGCGGCGGCATTGCCGCGATTCTGGTGGCGGCGCATCTGCCGCATCTATCCCGCCTATTGGATCACGCTCCTCATTCCCATCCACTACCTCTATGCCTTTCTCACGCCGTCCTATCTGGCGAACCTGGTGAGCCTGTGGCCGGTCGATGTGGTTGAATACAATCCACCGGCCTGGACGCTCCGCTACGAAGTCGCCTTCTACCTCGTCTTCGGCCTCTGCCTGCTGCCCAAGGTCGGTCGGCCACTGCTGGCGCTATGGGTCGCCGCCGTCTGCTGGGTCTGGTGTCCGCCGGCGCTGCTGAGCCAGGTCGGGCTCGTGCCGCCCGCAGCCTTGACCCGCTTCGCCACCCATGCGGCGAGCCGCTTTCTGGCGCCGTTCGAATTCTACTTCTTCGCGGGTCTCCTCGGCGGCTGGATCGTGGTGGCAAGGCCGGTCGGCCGCTGGGCTGCGTTCGGCGCCCTTACGGTCGGGGTTGCGGCCCTGGCGGCCATGCTGCCGGCAACCCATTGGGGGCACGACTTTGGGTCGCCTGCCATGGCGGTGCCCGGTGGCTTGGCCTTCGCTGCGGTCATCCTTGGCCTCGCCGTGCTGGAACGCCATGGCGTGCTGCGTTTCGGCCGCATGGCAAAGCGCCTCGGGGCGATGTCCTACCCGCTCTATATCCTGCACGCGCCGCTGCTGCTGATCGTGACCGTCCATACCAAAGGCCGCACCTACGGGCTGCCGACCCTCTATGTGGTCGCGCTTCTCGGTCTCGTCTCGATCTACGCCCTCAGTGCGATCTTCGCCTTCGGGATTGATCAGCCCATTCAGCGCCTGCTGCGTCGCCTGTCAGCGCCGACCCGTCGGCGCAGCATCGTCCCCGTTATCGTTGGAGACGAACGCTGA
- the bluB gene encoding 5,6-dimethylbenzimidazole synthase, whose amino-acid sequence MGPIFDEIFRRQLLDLFRWRRDVRRFKTTPVDPAELDDLLEIAGLAPSVGLSQPWRFVIVDDPARRAAIRASFQRCNAEALASQDDDRTGLYARLKLAGLDEAPCHLAVFAEPHPAQGHGLGQHTMPETTAYSAVMAIFTLWLAARARSLGVGWVSILDPAQVTAALDVPADWIFVGYFCIGTPEADHDTPELEREGWEHRRPAVSVRLQR is encoded by the coding sequence ATGGGACCGATTTTCGACGAAATCTTTCGGCGGCAACTCCTCGATCTCTTTCGCTGGCGGCGGGATGTGCGCCGATTCAAGACCACGCCCGTCGATCCCGCCGAGCTGGACGACTTGCTGGAGATCGCCGGGCTCGCGCCTTCGGTCGGCCTGAGCCAGCCGTGGCGCTTCGTGATTGTGGACGACCCTGCCCGCCGCGCGGCCATTCGGGCGAGCTTCCAACGCTGCAATGCCGAGGCCCTGGCCAGCCAGGATGACGACCGCACCGGCCTCTATGCACGGCTGAAACTCGCGGGGCTGGACGAGGCACCCTGTCACCTCGCGGTCTTCGCCGAACCGCATCCCGCGCAGGGCCATGGCTTGGGGCAGCATACGATGCCCGAAACCACGGCCTATTCGGCCGTCATGGCCATCTTCACGCTATGGCTGGCCGCTCGGGCCCGGTCGCTGGGCGTCGGCTGGGTCTCGATCCTCGATCCCGCCCAGGTGACGGCGGCGTTGGATGTGCCGGCCGATTGGATCTTCGTGGGGTATTTCTGCATCGGAACGCCCGAAGCGGATCACGACACGCCGGAGTTGGAGCGCGAGGGGTGGGAGCACCGGCGGCCTGCCGTCAGCGTTCGTCTCCAACGATAA
- a CDS encoding efflux RND transporter periplasmic adaptor subunit yields the protein MRRRSLWIIAAVVVVVGVGVWWEMDGHAASPAANATSDTSNAAKPAPLVVPVATQTAQVRDVPVFLDGLGTVKGFKTVQIRAQVTGILEALPAKEGQEVHQGDIVAQIDSAPYKAALDAAVAQRSEDEAQLQSAQLDLHRYQSLAKSSYAPVQQVDDQQATVSKDNAAVSGDEARIETAQINLGYCVIRAPFDGRISLYQLDVGNLVTANGTSGIISIQQDKPIAVVMTLPEDQLQQVQDARARGPVLSLAYDSTGQTLLARGTLLTPNNAIDTSTGTISLKSSFPNTDDHLWPGQFVNVRLQVDTLKKAVTVPSLAVQHGPSGLFVYVAKPDGTAAQVMIDVGYQDNGLSVVTKGLRGTEAIVLSGQSRLAPGAHIKATVAKPVTPTAEAAPNSTGAPT from the coding sequence ATGAGAAGGCGCAGCCTCTGGATCATAGCCGCGGTCGTTGTGGTCGTCGGTGTTGGTGTCTGGTGGGAAATGGATGGCCATGCGGCCTCGCCCGCTGCGAACGCCACGTCTGATACGTCGAACGCGGCAAAGCCCGCGCCCCTTGTGGTGCCGGTCGCGACGCAGACCGCCCAGGTGCGGGATGTGCCCGTCTTCCTTGATGGTCTCGGCACCGTCAAAGGCTTCAAGACGGTTCAGATCCGGGCCCAGGTCACGGGCATTCTGGAGGCGCTTCCCGCCAAGGAGGGCCAGGAGGTGCATCAGGGGGACATCGTCGCCCAGATCGATTCTGCCCCCTACAAGGCCGCGCTGGACGCGGCGGTCGCCCAGCGGTCGGAGGATGAGGCGCAGTTGCAAAGCGCCCAGCTCGATCTGCATCGCTATCAGTCGCTGGCAAAGAGCAGCTACGCGCCGGTGCAGCAGGTCGATGATCAACAGGCGACGGTGAGCAAGGACAATGCCGCCGTCTCAGGCGATGAGGCGCGGATCGAAACCGCGCAGATCAACCTCGGCTATTGTGTCATCCGCGCCCCTTTCGACGGGCGGATCAGTCTGTATCAGCTCGACGTCGGCAACCTCGTGACCGCCAATGGCACCAGCGGCATCATCTCTATCCAGCAAGACAAGCCCATCGCGGTGGTCATGACATTGCCTGAGGATCAATTGCAGCAAGTGCAGGATGCGCGGGCGCGGGGCCCGGTCTTGTCGCTGGCCTATGACAGCACCGGCCAGACTCTATTGGCGCGCGGCACGCTGCTGACCCCGAACAATGCCATCGATACCAGCACGGGCACCATTTCGCTGAAATCCTCTTTTCCCAATACCGACGATCACCTTTGGCCGGGGCAGTTCGTGAACGTCCGCCTGCAGGTCGATACCCTGAAGAAGGCGGTGACAGTGCCGTCACTCGCCGTGCAGCACGGGCCGAGCGGCCTATTCGTCTATGTCGCCAAGCCGGACGGTACGGCCGCACAGGTGATGATCGACGTCGGCTATCAGGATAACGGCCTGTCGGTGGTCACCAAGGGCCTGAGGGGCACCGAAGCCATCGTGCTCTCCGGCCAGTCCCGGCTTGCCCCTGGCGCCCATATCAAAGCGACGGTCGCGAAGCCCGTCACGCCCACGGCGGAAGCCGCCCCCAATAGCACCGGGGCCCCCACCTGA